From one Candoia aspera isolate rCanAsp1 chromosome 17, rCanAsp1.hap2, whole genome shotgun sequence genomic stretch:
- the PELI3 gene encoding E3 ubiquitin-protein ligase pellino homolog 3, producing MVLEGSPEAVSSHSLDLRRACPQNGRFYPSAGDSILLTKKPVKYGELIVLGYNGSLANGDKGRHRSRLALYKRPKANGVKPDVIHHISTPLMSKALSDRGQHSISYTLSRSHSVIVEYTQDSETDMFQIGRSTESMIDFVVTDTTPGTNSSVDGQSAQSTISRFACRVICERNPPYTARIYAAGFDASRNIFLGERAAKWRTPDGLMDGLTTNGVLVMHPNGGFSEDSTPGVWREISVCGNVYALRDSRSAQQRGKLVELESNVLQDGSLIDLCGATLLWRTSEGLLRTPTLQQLEVLRQEINAARPQCPVGFSTLAFPSLAQRGVVEKQQPWVYVNCGHVHGFHNWGCRKEKGGLERECPMCRRLGPYVPLWLGCEAGLYLDAGRPTHAFCPCGHVCSAKTVQYWSQIPLPHGTHAFHAACPFCGTWLTGQQGFVRLIFQGPLD from the exons ATGGTGCTAGAAGGAAGTCCTGAAGCGGTGAGTTCTCATTCCCTTGACCTCCGTCGGGCATGTCCCCAGAATGGACGCTTTTACCCTTCAGCAGGGGACAGTATCCTGTTAACCAAAAAACCGGTGAAGTACGGGGAGTTGATTGTCCTAGG GTACAATGGCTCCTTGGCTAATGGAGACAAGGGCCGCCACCGCAGTCGTCTGGCCCTGTACAAGCGGCCCAAAGCCAATGGGGTTAAACCGGATGTCATCCACCATATCTCCACACCACTGATGTCCAAA GCACTGAGCGACAGAGGTCAACACAGCATCTCCTACACGCTTTCCCGCAGCCATTCGGTAATTGTCGAATATACTCAAGACAGCGAGACCGACATGTTCCAG ATTGGACGGTCTACTGAGAGCATGATTGATTTTGTGGTGACTGACACAACACCGGGGACCAACTCATCCGTTGACGGACAGTCGGCCCAAAGTACAATTTCGCGCTTTGCCTGCCGCGTCATCTGCGAGAGGAACCCTCCATATACTGCCCGAATTTACGCTGCTGGCTTTGATGCTTCCCGCAACATTTTCCTTGGA GAGAGGGCTGCCAAGTGGAGGACTCCGGATGGGCTCATGGATGGGTTGACCACAAACGGCGTGCTCGTGATGCACCCCAACGGTGGCTTTAGCGAAGACTCCACCCCAGGGGTCTGGCGGGAGATCTCGGTGTGCGGGAACGTCTACGCTCTGCGTGACAGTCGCTCAGCACAGCAGCGGGGAAAGCTG GTGGAATTGGAGTCAAACGTGCTCCAGGACGGTTCCCTGATCGATCTCTGTGGCGCCACGCTGCTGTGGCGGACCTCGGAGGGCCTCCTGCGCACCCCAACCCTGCAGCAGCTCGAGGTGCTGCGCCAAGAGATCAACGCCGCCCGGCCCCAGTGCCCGGTGGGCTTCAGCACCctggccttccccagcctggcccagcggGGGGTGGTGGAGAAACAGCAGCCCTGGGTCTACGTCAACTGCGGCCATGTCCACGGCTTCCACAACTGGGGCTGTCGTAAGGAGAAAGGGGGCCTGGAGCGCGAGTGCCCCATGTGTCGGCGGTTGGGCCCATACGTGCCTCTCTGGTTGGGCTGCGAGGCAGGGTTGTACCTGGACGCCGGACGCCCCACCCATGCCTTCTGCCCCTGCGGCCATGTCTGTTCTGCCAAGACTGTCCAGTACTGGTCACAGATCCCCCTGCCCCACGGCACACACGCCTTCCACGCGGCCTGCCCCTTCTGCGGCACCTGGCTGACGGGCCAGCAGGGTTTCGTCCGGCTCATTTTCCAGGGGCCGCTCGACtga